One stretch of Paenibacillus sp. FSL R5-0341 DNA includes these proteins:
- a CDS encoding YbaK/EbsC family protein: MLNKQGFYDLLDRNNIVYESIEHPAVYTMEEIFSYQIPHTEHIVRNLFLRDDKKRNYYLVTIAGTKSVDLRSLGEKIPSRKLSFASEKDLLELLGLEKGHVNPMGVLNNIQKNVTVVFDKDLVGQKIGIHPMENTATVFLEFEDVKKLITDQGSSVVMCDVE; this comes from the coding sequence ATGTTAAACAAACAAGGTTTCTATGATCTTTTAGATCGCAACAATATCGTTTACGAGAGTATTGAACATCCCGCAGTATATACGATGGAGGAAATATTCTCTTATCAGATTCCACATACAGAACATATCGTTAGAAATCTGTTTCTGCGTGATGACAAGAAGCGCAACTATTATCTGGTAACGATTGCTGGAACGAAGTCAGTTGATTTGAGAAGTTTAGGCGAAAAGATACCTAGCCGTAAACTCAGTTTTGCGAGTGAAAAGGATTTGTTGGAGTTACTCGGATTGGAAAAAGGGCATGTTAACCCTATGGGGGTTCTCAATAATATTCAGAAGAACGTAACCGTCGTCTTTGACAAGGATCTAGTCGGTCAGAAAATTGGAATTCATCCCATGGAAAATACGGCGACGGTATTCCTTGAATTTGAAGATGTGAAGAAACTGATTACAGATCAAGGTAGTAGCGTTGTCATGTGTGACGTGGAATAA
- a CDS encoding MFS transporter, which produces MSTQSTLTKDATARSKAPPGSDAQSTVYRILIAISLVHLFNDSIQSVIPAIFPILKDSMHLTYTQIGWISFAINFTASIMQPVVGWFADKKPTPSILPIGMGFTFTGMLLLAFADSYMAVLISVIFVGLGSAAFHPEGSRVSHMAAGQRRGLAQSIFQVGGNAGQSLAPLLTRWIFIPFGLFGAIGFTGIAAMGIAVQIYIARWYGRMLQSGGYLRRQAAARRAPNPALRKKITAAITLLILLVFVRSWYIASIGSFYAFNLKDTFGLSTEDAQIYIFLFLAAGALGTFFGGPLADRFGKRNLIFLSMAGAAPLALLLPYANLFWTGVLLTIIGFIMLSSFSVTVVYAQMLIPGKIGTVSGLITGLAFGMGGLGALVLGNWIDVFGVSPVMQVCSFLPLLGIFTFLLPSDKLLNIWAKENGSEE; this is translated from the coding sequence ATGTCTACTCAATCCACTTTAACCAAGGACGCCACAGCGCGTTCGAAAGCCCCACCCGGATCGGATGCCCAAAGCACCGTTTACCGGATACTTATTGCCATCAGTCTGGTTCATCTTTTCAATGATTCGATCCAGTCGGTTATTCCAGCCATTTTTCCGATTCTAAAAGATTCCATGCATCTCACGTATACTCAGATCGGATGGATCTCATTTGCTATTAACTTTACCGCATCCATTATGCAGCCTGTCGTAGGCTGGTTTGCAGATAAAAAACCGACGCCTTCCATTCTGCCCATTGGCATGGGTTTTACATTTACCGGCATGTTGCTGTTGGCCTTCGCTGACAGTTATATGGCTGTGCTCATCTCCGTTATTTTTGTCGGTCTGGGTTCTGCTGCTTTCCATCCGGAAGGTTCACGGGTATCGCATATGGCTGCTGGTCAGCGCCGTGGGCTGGCACAATCCATCTTCCAGGTCGGAGGTAACGCCGGACAGTCCCTTGCCCCATTGCTTACACGCTGGATCTTTATCCCGTTTGGACTGTTTGGTGCCATTGGATTTACAGGCATTGCTGCCATGGGAATTGCAGTTCAGATCTACATCGCCCGTTGGTATGGACGCATGCTGCAATCGGGAGGATATCTGCGTAGACAGGCTGCTGCCCGTCGTGCACCCAATCCTGCTTTACGTAAAAAGATTACTGCCGCCATTACACTATTGATCTTGCTCGTCTTTGTTCGTTCCTGGTATATCGCTTCCATCGGCAGCTTCTATGCGTTTAATCTGAAAGATACTTTTGGATTGTCCACAGAGGACGCGCAGATCTATATCTTCTTGTTCCTGGCTGCCGGAGCACTGGGTACGTTCTTTGGAGGCCCCTTGGCGGATCGATTCGGCAAACGTAACCTGATCTTCCTGTCCATGGCCGGAGCTGCTCCACTTGCTCTGTTGTTGCCTTATGCGAATCTGTTCTGGACAGGCGTACTGCTAACCATTATTGGTTTTATCATGTTATCTAGCTTCTCGGTTACGGTTGTATACGCGCAAATGCTGATTCCAGGCAAAATCGGAACGGTCTCGGGCCTGATTACAGGTCTGGCATTTGGTATGGGAGGCTTGGGCGCACTTGTTCTGGGCAACTGGATTGATGTCTTCGGCGTATCACCAGTAATGCAGGTGTGCAGCTTTCTGCCCCTGCTCGGGATCTTCACGTTCCTGCTTCCATCCGATAAATTACTGAATATCTGGGCGAAAGAAAACGGTAGTGAAGAGTAA
- the queF gene encoding preQ(1) synthase produces the protein MRQPEEMQDVTLLGNQNVKYTFEYDPGILENFDNKHPYRDYFVKFNCPEFTSLCPITGQPDFATIYISYIPDIKMVESKSLKLYLFSFRNHGDFHEDCVNIIMNDLIKLMDPRYIEVWGKFTPRGGISIDPYTNYGKPGTKYEQMADHRMMNHDMYPETIDNR, from the coding sequence ATGAGACAACCTGAAGAGATGCAAGATGTGACATTGCTGGGCAACCAGAACGTAAAATATACGTTTGAATATGATCCAGGAATCTTGGAGAACTTTGATAACAAACATCCGTACCGCGATTATTTTGTAAAATTCAATTGCCCGGAGTTCACTAGCCTGTGCCCGATTACGGGTCAGCCTGACTTTGCAACGATCTATATCAGCTACATTCCTGATATCAAAATGGTGGAAAGTAAATCACTCAAGCTGTACCTGTTCAGCTTCCGCAACCATGGTGATTTCCACGAGGACTGTGTGAACATCATCATGAACGACCTGATCAAGCTAATGGACCCGCGCTACATCGAAGTATGGGGCAAATTCACACCGCGCGGCGGCATCTCCATTGACCCATACACGAACTACGGTAAGCCGGGAACGAAGTACGAACAGATGGCCGACCATCGTATGATGAATCATGATATGTATCCAGAGACGATTGATAATCGTTAA
- the queE gene encoding 7-carboxy-7-deazaguanine synthase QueE, with amino-acid sequence MSSVTEQVNETGSRKEARIPVMEIFGPTVQGEGMVIGQKTMFVRTAGCDYRCSWCDSAFTWDGSGKDQIRMITPEDVWEELRRVGGTRFSHVTISGGNPALLASLGGLVPLLRENGIRTAVETQGSRWQSWLADIDEVTVSPKPPSSGMDTDWAVLDDLIKRLAAGPVERSHSLKIVIFDETDLDYARRVHARYPGTDLFLQTGNPDVTSADTPDLASSLLARYEWLIDQVSASDDLNDVRVLPQLHTLVWGNKRGV; translated from the coding sequence ATGAGTAGTGTGACAGAGCAGGTGAATGAGACGGGATCTCGCAAAGAGGCTCGTATTCCCGTGATGGAGATTTTTGGTCCGACAGTTCAAGGCGAAGGCATGGTGATCGGGCAAAAAACGATGTTTGTTCGTACCGCGGGCTGCGATTATCGCTGCTCCTGGTGCGACTCGGCCTTTACCTGGGACGGCAGTGGCAAGGACCAGATTCGCATGATTACGCCAGAGGATGTATGGGAAGAATTGCGCCGCGTTGGCGGCACGCGTTTCTCCCATGTTACCATCTCCGGCGGCAACCCCGCCCTGCTCGCTTCGCTGGGCGGATTGGTTCCCCTGCTGCGGGAGAACGGCATCCGTACTGCGGTGGAGACGCAGGGCTCCCGCTGGCAGTCTTGGCTGGCGGACATTGACGAAGTCACCGTCTCGCCCAAGCCACCCAGCTCCGGTATGGACACCGATTGGGCCGTGCTGGATGATCTGATCAAACGGTTGGCCGCTGGCCCGGTAGAACGAAGTCATAGTCTGAAGATCGTGATCTTCGATGAGACAGACCTGGACTATGCCCGCCGTGTGCATGCACGGTATCCGGGCACAGATTTATTTTTACAAACAGGGAACCCGGATGTGACTTCCGCCGATACGCCAGATCTGGCGTCCTCACTGCTTGCTCGTTATGAGTGGCTGATTGACCAAGTTAGTGCATCCGATGACCTGAATGATGTTCGTGTGCTTCCACAGCTTCATACGCTGGTATGGGGCAACAAACGCGGCGTGTGA
- the queD gene encoding 6-carboxytetrahydropterin synthase QueD translates to MREPGTFRIVEHLQRIGEDILPTQLRYHRKRVLVSKEFTFDAAHHLHCYEGKCKNLHGHTYKVIFGISGYPGETGLTVDFGHIKDIWKTQIEGYLDHQYLNETLPLMNTTAENMVVWLFEQMEHALQTEPYAGLTDGGRTEFVRLFETPTSYAEARREWMIDE, encoded by the coding sequence ATGAGAGAACCTGGAACATTTCGTATTGTAGAGCATCTGCAACGCATCGGAGAAGATATTCTACCCACCCAGCTGCGCTATCACCGCAAACGTGTGCTTGTAAGCAAAGAATTCACCTTTGACGCAGCACATCATCTGCATTGTTATGAAGGCAAGTGCAAGAACTTGCACGGTCATACGTATAAAGTTATTTTTGGCATCAGCGGTTATCCGGGTGAAACCGGGCTGACGGTTGATTTTGGACATATCAAGGATATATGGAAAACTCAGATTGAGGGATATCTGGATCATCAGTACCTCAACGAGACGCTTCCTTTAATGAATACAACGGCTGAAAATATGGTCGTGTGGCTGTTCGAACAGATGGAACATGCGCTCCAGACGGAGCCCTATGCCGGGCTGACCGATGGTGGGCGGACGGAGTTTGTCCGACTCTTTGAGACACCAACCAGTTACGCGGAAGCGAGACGGGAGTGGATGATTGATGAGTAG
- the queC gene encoding 7-cyano-7-deazaguanine synthase QueC, translated as MNEEKAVVVFSGGQDSTTCLFWAKQQFAEVEVVTFDYGQRHKLEIECAAEIALDLGVQQTVLDMSLLNQLAPNALTRTDVEITHEEGELPSTFVDGRNLLFLSFAAIMAKQKGARHLVTGVCETDFSGYPDCRDSFVKSMNVTLNLSMDYPFVIHTPLMWLDKAQTWKMADDLGAFDYVRERTLTCYNGVIGDGCGECPACKLRKAGLDRYVQQRSAAASAGVDVR; from the coding sequence TTGAACGAAGAAAAAGCAGTCGTTGTATTCAGCGGCGGTCAGGATAGTACCACGTGTCTGTTCTGGGCCAAACAACAGTTTGCCGAAGTCGAGGTCGTTACGTTTGATTACGGTCAGCGTCACAAGTTGGAGATTGAATGCGCAGCGGAAATCGCTCTCGATCTGGGTGTCCAGCAAACGGTACTCGATATGAGTCTGTTAAACCAGCTTGCACCCAATGCGCTCACTCGCACGGATGTGGAGATTACGCATGAAGAAGGCGAACTGCCGAGCACATTTGTAGATGGACGAAATCTGCTGTTCCTCAGTTTTGCGGCCATTATGGCCAAGCAAAAAGGAGCACGTCACCTGGTTACAGGGGTATGCGAGACGGATTTCAGCGGATACCCGGATTGCCGGGATTCATTTGTGAAGTCGATGAATGTGACGCTTAACCTGTCGATGGACTATCCATTTGTCATTCATACCCCGCTCATGTGGCTGGACAAAGCCCAAACGTGGAAGATGGCGGATGATCTCGGTGCCTTTGATTATGTACGCGAGCGTACCCTGACCTGTTATAACGGCGTGATCGGCGATGGGTGCGGAGAATGCCCTGCTTGCAAACTACGCAAAGCCGGACTGGATCGCTATGTACAGCAACGTTCTGCTGCTGCATCGGCGGGAGTGGATGTACGATGA
- a CDS encoding AIM24 family protein, whose product MNIHLNNAEAGGSGQVVTFSLIKDDRLHILHPQQIVAFRGPSGSRNDKFMNITGIYRKKKLIKSEITGPCQFVAALPPGFTMKEVELTEDSDLLYDFRHLFFYSDGVTMHTKIQKIKNMLITRDAVKMKFSGKGKIGLLTQGQVCQQELHPTAPLYVDAGSIIAYPENAHLELTVYGNNLASQHMNYHWKMTGHGSVLFQAGRENHRLEQDLNDEGLFKRILKEVIPFGNVLIK is encoded by the coding sequence ATGAACATACACCTGAACAATGCTGAAGCAGGCGGATCTGGACAAGTCGTCACATTCTCATTGATTAAAGATGACCGCCTTCATATTTTGCATCCGCAGCAAATTGTGGCCTTCCGCGGTCCAAGTGGTAGTCGCAATGATAAATTCATGAATATCACGGGCATATATCGCAAAAAAAAGCTGATTAAATCCGAAATTACCGGACCATGCCAATTTGTGGCTGCCCTGCCTCCCGGATTCACGATGAAGGAAGTAGAGCTCACGGAGGACAGTGATCTGCTCTATGACTTCCGCCACCTGTTCTTCTACTCGGATGGTGTAACCATGCATACCAAAATTCAGAAAATCAAAAACATGCTCATCACCCGTGACGCAGTGAAAATGAAATTTTCCGGCAAAGGCAAGATCGGATTGCTCACCCAAGGTCAGGTTTGCCAACAGGAACTGCATCCGACTGCCCCGCTCTATGTGGATGCTGGCAGTATTATTGCCTATCCCGAAAATGCACATCTGGAACTCACGGTATATGGTAACAATCTTGCCAGTCAGCATATGAACTATCATTGGAAGATGACGGGACATGGATCGGTACTCTTCCAGGCTGGGCGGGAAAATCACCGCTTGGAACAGGATCTCAACGATGAGGGGCTGTTCAAACGAATTCTGAAAGAAGTTATTCCTTTCGGTAATGTACTGATCAAATAA
- a CDS encoding WYL domain-containing protein: MTDRLIRLMRIITLVQAKPGILARELAQRCETTERTIYRDMEALSAMHIPIANMGHGQGYMFISHFAMYPLNWSDEEAQAFMHLAEVMENIRPLLKPAFESAYEKVVASSQKNKTERVEWSEQISGLFKMGLPAWQNESNDPQNQSLITLLQAGISQNTIEGEYLSQGKKGVVRIDPYCLIPREYRFELLAYCHLSEKLRIFQVSRLQKIRILPRTFRKEDYLIQSHFRIPWAYEGSTEWTAFKIRFSPHAVERVMQEQFFIRPILTIEPEGSLLFEAILSDVEEFLVWISKYGPDAEILEPEICRIKMKERLNSWQQMYNRS, translated from the coding sequence ATGACAGACCGACTAATCCGATTAATGCGCATTATAACGCTGGTGCAGGCCAAGCCAGGTATTCTGGCACGTGAGCTTGCCCAGCGATGCGAGACGACGGAAAGGACGATATACCGCGACATGGAGGCCCTCAGTGCAATGCATATCCCGATCGCCAATATGGGACACGGACAAGGGTACATGTTTATCAGCCATTTTGCCATGTATCCGCTAAATTGGTCTGATGAAGAAGCCCAAGCGTTCATGCATCTTGCTGAAGTTATGGAGAATATTCGTCCTTTGCTGAAACCTGCTTTTGAGAGCGCTTATGAGAAAGTGGTTGCTTCGAGTCAGAAAAACAAAACAGAACGAGTGGAATGGTCGGAGCAGATTAGTGGGTTGTTTAAAATGGGGTTGCCCGCATGGCAAAATGAGAGCAACGATCCACAGAATCAATCCCTGATTACCCTGCTTCAGGCTGGCATTTCACAGAACACCATTGAAGGGGAGTATCTGTCTCAAGGTAAAAAAGGGGTCGTACGCATAGATCCTTACTGTCTTATCCCTCGTGAATACAGATTTGAGCTGTTAGCGTATTGTCACCTGTCGGAGAAACTTCGAATATTTCAGGTGAGCCGGCTGCAAAAGATACGGATATTGCCACGAACGTTCCGCAAAGAGGATTATCTGATCCAATCGCACTTCCGCATTCCTTGGGCATATGAGGGAAGTACGGAGTGGACTGCGTTCAAAATTCGATTTTCACCCCATGCTGTGGAGCGTGTGATGCAGGAGCAATTTTTTATACGCCCCATCTTAACCATTGAACCGGAAGGTAGCCTGTTATTTGAAGCCATATTAAGTGATGTTGAGGAATTTCTCGTATGGATTTCTAAATATGGACCTGATGCGGAAATCCTCGAACCGGAGATCTGCCGCATCAAGATGAAAGAACGTCTGAACAGCTGGCAACAAATGTACAATAGAAGTTGA
- a CDS encoding 3'-5' exonuclease: MPYIIYDLEFTVSRNTRYSSEIIDIGAVKVTETADGLTVTDTFHTYVRPSNKSVLSTDTIQFTGITQKDIDAAPLFPAALNQFIAWMGSESYYMCSWGPDDRSKLISHCRTHQLDVAWITNHNDLQQQWSRVVRKEGKFRQLGLAQALEICGIEFDGTQHRALDDAINTAKVFMHQFDRFTLENNCAADDEGIASKVVYSSSTEDEEKESPFGNLASLFKTKE, encoded by the coding sequence ATGCCATATATCATATATGATCTTGAATTCACAGTAAGCCGTAATACTCGCTATTCTTCTGAAATTATCGATATCGGTGCCGTCAAAGTTACGGAAACAGCGGATGGACTGACTGTTACAGATACGTTCCATACGTATGTTCGTCCTTCCAACAAGTCCGTTCTGTCTACCGACACGATTCAGTTTACAGGTATTACGCAAAAAGATATTGATGCAGCGCCGCTTTTTCCGGCAGCACTGAATCAATTCATCGCCTGGATGGGAAGCGAATCCTATTACATGTGTTCCTGGGGACCCGACGACCGCAGCAAACTGATCTCTCATTGTCGTACCCATCAGCTCGATGTGGCCTGGATCACCAATCATAACGATCTCCAGCAACAATGGTCCCGTGTCGTTCGTAAAGAAGGTAAGTTCCGTCAACTCGGTCTCGCTCAGGCTCTTGAAATCTGCGGAATCGAATTCGATGGTACCCAGCATCGCGCATTGGATGATGCCATCAATACAGCCAAAGTGTTCATGCATCAGTTTGACCGATTCACGCTGGAAAACAACTGCGCAGCTGATGATGAGGGCATTGCATCCAAGGTCGTCTATTCCAGCTCCACAGAAGATGAAGAGAAAGAATCGCCTTTTGGCAATCTGGCAAGCCTTTTCAAAACCAAAGAGTAG
- a CDS encoding proline--tRNA ligase produces MRQSEMLVPTLREAPAEADAAGHRWLLRSGMIRQLAAGIYSYLPLGRRILLNVERIVREEMDRAGCQEVLLPIMQPAELWEESGRYTQYGPELMRLKDRHAREFALGPTHEEVVTALARDEVSSYRKLPFTLYQIGTKFRDERRPRFGLLRGREFIMKDAYSFASDWEELDRTYQAMNTAYSRILERCGLDYIRVEADAGTIGGQGETHEFMALADVGEDTIVTCKHCGYAANLEKAGYQTSGDIEKKEGNLDVPADSASADSTLQTDEHSGAENVVRISTPGVRTIAELTSFVGEGAEQMIKTLLYVADGQLVAALVRGDHELNDIALKQVLGAEELNLADDAAIAAHPNLKVGFLGPIGLNLPMVVDADVAVMKSAITGANEVDVHVAGVRPGIDFALERVERIRFAAEGDACPTCGSPLVFTKGIEVGHIFKLGTKYSDAMGASFLDRNGRQCAPVMGCYGIGVSRLMAAIAEQYAGDEGIRWPAAVAPYDVHLIAVSWKDEQQRQLTLELEQQLIDGGYSVLVDDRDERPGVKFKDAELIGLPVQIVIGRGAAEGQVELGSHALAASGELKRIGLTAREAVLYVKEQLTS; encoded by the coding sequence ATGCGTCAAAGTGAAATGCTTGTTCCAACATTACGTGAAGCGCCAGCGGAGGCAGATGCAGCAGGGCATCGCTGGTTACTGCGTTCCGGTATGATTCGCCAACTGGCAGCAGGGATCTACAGTTACCTGCCCCTTGGACGACGTATATTGTTAAATGTTGAACGGATCGTTCGTGAAGAGATGGATCGTGCTGGATGTCAGGAAGTGTTGCTGCCGATTATGCAGCCTGCGGAGTTGTGGGAAGAATCCGGAAGGTACACACAGTATGGTCCTGAATTGATGCGTCTGAAGGATCGTCATGCACGGGAATTTGCTCTTGGACCAACACATGAGGAAGTCGTAACCGCTTTAGCGCGGGACGAGGTGAGTTCGTATCGTAAGCTGCCATTCACCCTGTACCAGATCGGAACCAAGTTCCGGGATGAACGCCGTCCTCGATTTGGATTGCTGCGCGGTCGTGAATTTATCATGAAGGATGCGTACTCTTTTGCTTCGGACTGGGAAGAGCTTGATCGGACCTATCAGGCCATGAACACAGCTTATAGTCGCATTTTGGAGCGTTGTGGTCTGGACTATATCCGTGTTGAGGCGGACGCTGGAACGATTGGTGGTCAAGGGGAAACACATGAGTTCATGGCTCTTGCTGATGTGGGTGAGGACACAATTGTAACCTGCAAACATTGTGGATATGCTGCAAACCTGGAGAAAGCGGGTTATCAGACTTCTGGAGATATTGAGAAAAAAGAAGGAAACTTGGATGTTCCAGCCGATTCTGCAAGTGCAGACTCCACGCTTCAAACGGATGAACATTCAGGAGCGGAAAACGTAGTACGCATCTCCACACCTGGCGTTCGTACGATTGCAGAGTTAACTTCCTTTGTGGGCGAAGGTGCTGAACAGATGATCAAAACGTTGCTTTATGTGGCGGATGGTCAGCTCGTCGCTGCCCTTGTACGTGGAGATCATGAACTGAATGACATCGCATTGAAGCAGGTGTTGGGTGCAGAGGAACTGAATCTAGCAGATGATGCAGCCATTGCGGCACATCCGAACCTGAAGGTAGGTTTTCTGGGTCCGATTGGACTAAATCTGCCGATGGTGGTGGACGCTGACGTGGCAGTGATGAAGAGCGCAATTACAGGAGCCAATGAAGTGGATGTGCATGTTGCCGGCGTACGTCCAGGCATTGATTTTGCATTGGAGCGAGTGGAACGAATTCGCTTTGCTGCCGAAGGGGACGCTTGCCCAACATGTGGATCGCCGCTTGTGTTTACCAAAGGCATTGAGGTTGGACATATTTTCAAATTGGGAACGAAATACAGTGATGCCATGGGCGCTTCATTCCTGGATCGCAATGGTCGCCAGTGCGCGCCTGTCATGGGATGTTATGGAATTGGCGTATCCCGCCTGATGGCAGCAATAGCTGAGCAGTATGCAGGAGATGAGGGGATTCGTTGGCCGGCCGCTGTGGCGCCATATGATGTGCATCTGATTGCAGTAAGTTGGAAGGATGAGCAACAACGTCAGCTTACTCTCGAACTGGAACAACAATTAATTGATGGTGGTTACTCTGTACTGGTCGATGACCGGGATGAACGTCCAGGTGTGAAATTCAAGGATGCCGAGCTGATCGGATTGCCTGTGCAGATCGTCATTGGCAGAGGGGCAGCAGAAGGACAGGTTGAATTGGGATCACACGCCCTTGCAGCATCAGGTGAATTGAAACGAATCGGCTTGACTGCACGGGAGGCTGTGCTTTATGTGAAGGAACAACTCACTTCCTAG
- a CDS encoding 5'-nucleotidase C-terminal domain-containing protein, protein MKIWKNYVSLLLTVCLLFGSVGIAAAATDTTPGTGKHITILHTNDTHARAVESSPAMGFAKVAGIADKYRSENPNTLLLDAGDAVHGTTFATLVNGESIVKVMNEMGYQAIVPGNHEFNYGSDRLIELADMMNFPMLSANVKKKDGTRLFDPYLIKEVDGVKIGIIALTTPETLYKTNPKNVEGLDITDPSAEAKVLVNEIRSKVDVVVVLGHLGQDASSTDTSFKVVKEVPGIDVFIDGHSHTVLQDGLVSDNGTLIASAGEYTNYVGVIDLWVDGGKVTKKQATLIDETEAKDIKPNEKVATLVNSIQKEQEPILKEEVANTAILLDGKREQVRAGETNLGDLLADAIRDVSNADIALTNGGGIRASIEKGIVTKGDIITVLPFGNQVVTLEVKGSDILAALEVGVASYPEPSGGFPQVSGIKFKIDTSAAEGSRVHSVTVGDKVLDPEATYTLATNDFTAVGGDEYTMFAKYSTTGMYGALDEALINYMQKLGAVDIKTDGRISEAKKPAVEPETPATETPAPTTPKPETPKPEKPVKPTPSKPAPAKLHVVKSGDSLYSISKQYGTTWQALQKLNNIKNPHWIYPGQQLKLPAAS, encoded by the coding sequence ATGAAAATCTGGAAGAATTACGTTTCACTTCTGCTAACGGTCTGTTTGCTGTTTGGCAGTGTAGGTATTGCCGCGGCTGCAACGGACACCACTCCGGGCACAGGCAAACACATTACCATTCTACATACGAATGATACGCATGCCCGCGCAGTTGAATCTTCACCTGCTATGGGTTTTGCCAAAGTAGCTGGAATCGCTGACAAATATCGTAGCGAAAACCCGAACACGCTCTTGCTCGATGCTGGAGATGCTGTGCATGGTACAACATTTGCCACTCTCGTTAATGGTGAGAGCATCGTGAAAGTCATGAATGAAATGGGATACCAAGCCATCGTACCGGGTAACCACGAATTCAACTATGGTTCAGATCGTCTGATCGAACTGGCGGACATGATGAACTTCCCAATGCTGAGTGCCAACGTGAAGAAAAAAGACGGAACACGTCTCTTCGATCCTTACCTCATTAAAGAGGTGGATGGCGTTAAGATTGGTATCATCGCCTTGACTACACCGGAAACGTTGTACAAAACGAACCCTAAAAACGTAGAAGGTCTTGATATTACAGATCCATCTGCGGAAGCTAAAGTTCTGGTCAACGAAATCCGCAGCAAAGTAGATGTTGTTGTTGTTCTGGGACACCTTGGACAAGATGCATCCAGCACGGATACTAGCTTTAAAGTCGTTAAAGAAGTTCCTGGCATCGACGTATTCATCGATGGTCACAGTCACACAGTACTGCAAGATGGCCTTGTATCCGATAACGGAACATTGATCGCAAGTGCAGGAGAATACACCAACTATGTAGGTGTCATCGATCTGTGGGTAGATGGTGGTAAAGTAACGAAGAAACAAGCAACATTGATTGATGAAACTGAAGCAAAAGACATCAAACCGAATGAGAAAGTCGCGACTCTAGTGAACTCCATTCAAAAAGAACAAGAACCTATCCTGAAAGAAGAAGTAGCCAATACAGCTATTCTGCTGGATGGTAAGCGTGAACAAGTACGTGCAGGAGAAACCAATCTGGGTGACCTGCTTGCAGATGCAATTCGTGATGTCAGCAACGCTGATATTGCATTGACTAACGGTGGTGGTATCCGTGCTTCCATCGAAAAAGGGATCGTAACCAAAGGTGATATCATCACAGTGCTTCCTTTTGGTAATCAAGTGGTAACGCTTGAAGTAAAAGGCTCCGATATTCTGGCAGCCCTTGAAGTCGGTGTAGCTTCCTATCCCGAACCAAGCGGTGGATTCCCGCAAGTATCCGGAATCAAGTTCAAAATCGACACTTCCGCTGCAGAAGGTAGCCGTGTACATTCCGTAACCGTTGGCGATAAAGTCCTTGATCCGGAAGCAACGTACACACTGGCAACCAATGATTTCACAGCTGTTGGTGGTGACGAATACACCATGTTCGCCAAATATTCAACTACAGGTATGTATGGCGCGCTGGACGAAGCATTGATCAACTACATGCAAAAACTTGGTGCTGTAGACATCAAAACAGATGGTCGGATCAGTGAAGCGAAGAAACCTGCAGTAGAGCCAGAAACTCCAGCAACCGAAACACCAGCTCCAACTACGCCAAAACCAGAAACACCAAAACCGGAAAAACCAGTTAAACCAACACCAAGCAAACCAGCTCCAGCCAAACTGCATGTTGTGAAATCCGGAGATTCCTTGTACTCCATCTCCAAACAATACGGCACAACTTGGCAGGCATTGCAGAAGCTGAACAATATCAAAAATCCACACTGGATTTATCCAGGTCAACAATTGAAATTGCCTGCAGCTTCTTAA
- a CDS encoding ImmA/IrrE family metallo-endopeptidase: MDDIVTKLIRKHRTNCPFSIARAVGIQIRFTNLGKSTKGLYFRKLRRRFIVIHNDLPPEWQRFVCAHELGHDRLHKGINRFFLEEHSYFAPGKLERQANRFAIQLLTSGVMPEADESLEKFCLRTGLPREAQHFFYTV; this comes from the coding sequence ATGGATGACATCGTAACAAAGCTGATTCGAAAACACCGGACCAACTGCCCGTTCAGCATTGCCCGCGCGGTTGGAATACAGATTCGTTTCACCAACTTGGGTAAATCCACCAAAGGACTGTACTTTCGCAAGCTCCGGCGCAGGTTTATCGTCATACACAATGATTTGCCGCCGGAATGGCAGCGGTTCGTGTGCGCCCATGAGCTTGGCCATGACCGGCTTCATAAAGGGATCAATCGTTTCTTTCTGGAGGAGCATTCCTATTTTGCACCAGGCAAACTGGAAAGACAGGCCAATCGTTTTGCCATTCAGTTGTTAACGTCCGGAGTGATGCCTGAAGCCGATGAATCTTTAGAGAAATTCTGTTTACGTACCGGACTGCCGCGTGAAGCGCAGCATTTTTTTTACACCGTTTAA